In Denticeps clupeoides unplaced genomic scaffold, fDenClu1.1, whole genome shotgun sequence, a single genomic region encodes these proteins:
- the LOC114773212 gene encoding uncharacterized protein LOC114773212, with amino-acid sequence MQLEAAKLRADREARGLREKELAHQLQLKQLELEEHDRERQLHLKQMELEERDRERQFERERQERDLEFKRLELELASKSVLSVESQTPVFDVSRHIRLVPPFSEDEVEKYFSHFERVATTLQWPKVVWTLLLQCVLVGKAQEVYSSLSLQQSSDYDVVKTSILNAYELVPEAYRQRFRKSRKGSCKVAVRPELPMQGIDFILGNDLAGGKVLPLPEVIDNPAVPPSSVVPGYESVFPACAVTRAQARRQSTDELCDTFMAVSDPLVSRAAPSDGGVVEGAPRTRAVNVHDDETMSLPYPCSCCS; translated from the exons atgcagcttgaagcagcaaaactgcgGGCTGACCGAGAAGCTCGTGGGCTGCGTGAAAAGGAGCTAGCGCATCAGCTACAACTCAAGCAATTGGAACTGGAAGAACAtgatcgcgaacgccagttgCACCTTAAGCAAATGGAGTTGGAAGAACgtgatcgcgaacgccagtttGAGCGTGAACGTCAAGAACGAGACCTAGAATTTAAGCGTCTCGAACTTGAATTAGCTTCCAAGTCTGTCCTGTCTGTCGAGTCGCAAACCCCTGTTTTCGATGTCAGCCGACATATTAGACTGgtgcctccattttctgaggacgaggtggaaaaatattttagtcactttGAACGAGTAGCAACAACTTTACAGTGGCCTAAAGTTGTTTGGACGCTGCTactgcagtgtgttcttgtgggcaaggctcaggaagtttactcttcactttctttgcagcagagctctgactatgatgtggtaaagacttcAATTCTGAACGCGTACGAACTTGTCCCGGAAGCGTACCGTCAAAGATTCCGGAAGTCTAGGAAGG gttcgtGCAAAGTCGCAGTGCGCCCCGAACTGCCTATGCAGGGAATCGATTTTATTCTTGGGAACGATTTGGCTGGAGGGAAAGTTCTTCCCCTTCCGGAGGTCATTGATAACCCTGCGGTTCCACCCTCTTCAGTGGTGCCGGGTTATGAGTCAGTTTTCCCTGCTTGTGCAGTCACCCGAGCGCAGGCACGCCGGCAGAGTACGGATGAGCTGTGTGATACgtttatggctgtttctgaCCCTCTGGTCTCCCGTGCAGCGCCATCAGACGGCGGAGTGGTAGAGGGAGCGCCGCGGACGCGTGCTGTTAATGTCCATGATGATGAAACAATGTCGCTGCCT tacccctgttcttgctgctcctga